A DNA window from Altererythrobacter sp. B11 contains the following coding sequences:
- a CDS encoding low molecular weight protein-tyrosine-phosphatase, giving the protein MSRRASVLFVCLGNICRSPLAEAAFRAEAERRGLDVEVDSAGTGDWHVGEPPDPRARALARAKGLPIDDLRARQLAEEDFYRFTHIFALDEQNLEGIRARAPAGVACRIGLLLDLVPGREGEAVADPYFGEEAGFEVTWADVSAAARAFAERLERE; this is encoded by the coding sequence GTGAGCCGGCGCGCATCGGTGCTGTTCGTGTGCCTCGGCAATATCTGCCGTTCCCCGCTGGCGGAGGCGGCGTTTCGGGCCGAGGCCGAGCGGCGGGGGCTCGATGTCGAGGTCGATTCCGCCGGCACGGGCGACTGGCATGTGGGCGAGCCGCCCGATCCACGCGCCCGTGCGCTGGCCCGGGCTAAGGGCCTGCCGATCGACGATCTGCGCGCGCGCCAGCTGGCGGAGGAGGATTTCTACCGCTTCACGCATATCTTCGCGCTGGATGAGCAGAATCTTGAGGGCATTCGGGCACGGGCGCCGGCCGGTGTCGCTTGCCGCATCGGCCTGCTGCTCGATCTTGTGCCGGGGCGGGAAGGAGAGGCTGTGGCCGATCCCTATTTCGGTGAGGAAGCTGGTTTCGAAGTCACCTGGGCCGATGTCAGTGCCGCCGCGCGCGCCTTTGCCGAGCGATTGGAGCGGGAGTGA
- a CDS encoding O-methyltransferase, with translation MPFTDPAVAAVFAEYQERHQRERERMATLPPGAFGELRDEFLLPVGAAVGDFLHSLAVARAPRRILELGTSYGYSTLFLADAARACGARLVTVDVDPDKQTYARIMLERAGLAEHVELRCGDALEIIAADAGEWDLVLLDIWKNLYLPCFEAVYPKLAEEGIIVSDNMIQPESAREAVRAYRRAVREKPDLQTTLLPLGSGIELSIRWTAGNPKL, from the coding sequence ATGCCCTTTACCGATCCCGCCGTCGCCGCCGTCTTCGCCGAATATCAGGAGCGCCATCAGCGCGAGCGGGAACGGATGGCCACGTTGCCGCCGGGCGCCTTCGGCGAATTGCGGGATGAATTCCTGCTGCCGGTGGGCGCGGCGGTGGGGGATTTCCTCCACTCGCTGGCGGTTGCCCGCGCGCCCCGCCGCATTCTCGAGCTTGGCACAAGCTATGGTTATTCCACGCTGTTCCTGGCTGACGCCGCCCGCGCCTGCGGGGCGCGGCTGGTGACGGTGGATGTGGACCCCGACAAGCAGACCTATGCGCGCATCATGCTGGAGCGGGCGGGCCTTGCCGAGCATGTGGAGCTGCGCTGCGGCGACGCGCTGGAGATCATCGCCGCCGATGCGGGCGAGTGGGATTTGGTGCTGCTGGACATTTGGAAGAACCTCTATCTGCCCTGCTTCGAAGCGGTTTATCCGAAGCTGGCGGAGGAAGGCATCATCGTCTCCGATAACATGATCCAGCCAGAAAGCGCGCGAGAGGCGGTGCGCGCCTATCGCCGCGCCGTGCGCGAGAAGCCCGATCTGCAGACCACGCTGCTGCCATTGGGCAGCGGGATCGAGCTGTCGATCCGCTGGACCGCAGGCAACCCCAAGCTGTGA
- a CDS encoding fructosamine kinase family protein, protein MNWTAEIARITGSAVIGGRRLAGGDLGGATLVELADGRRIVAKDGALAEAEGAMLRAIAETGAPAPAVIHAGGGLLLMDHVETDGSAPGASGWADLARVLELLHGPTGETYGWGTDHAFGPVAIPNAASPSWTAFWRDNRLLCHLDRLGPRLGGRLEQLGARLGELIPEHPPAALLHGDLWGGNLLFNGGRVAALIDPACYRGHREVDLAMLTLFDHPPEEFFAALDLEPGWRERLPVYRLWPLLVHLRLFGQSYRGAVERALDACGV, encoded by the coding sequence GTGAACTGGACCGCCGAGATCGCCCGCATCACCGGCAGCGCGGTGATCGGCGGGCGGCGGCTGGCTGGTGGCGACCTGGGCGGGGCGACGTTGGTCGAACTGGCCGACGGACGGCGGATCGTGGCCAAGGACGGCGCGCTGGCAGAGGCTGAAGGCGCCATGCTGCGCGCGATCGCCGAGACCGGCGCGCCGGCGCCGGCAGTGATCCATGCCGGCGGCGGCTTGCTGCTGATGGATCACGTGGAGACGGACGGCAGCGCCCCGGGCGCGAGCGGCTGGGCCGATCTGGCACGCGTGCTGGAGCTGCTGCATGGACCGACCGGCGAAACCTATGGCTGGGGAACGGATCACGCCTTCGGCCCGGTGGCGATCCCCAACGCCGCCAGCCCGAGCTGGACGGCCTTCTGGCGAGACAATCGCCTGCTGTGCCATCTTGATCGGCTGGGGCCGCGGCTAGGCGGGCGGCTGGAGCAGTTGGGGGCGCGGCTGGGCGAACTGATCCCCGAGCATCCGCCGGCGGCGCTGCTGCATGGCGATTTGTGGGGCGGCAATTTGCTGTTCAATGGGGGGCGCGTGGCTGCGCTGATCGACCCGGCCTGCTATCGCGGCCACCGCGAGGTTGATCTGGCGATGCTGACGCTGTTCGACCATCCGCCGGAGGAGTTCTTCGCCGCGCTCGATCTGGAACCCGGCTGGCGCGAGCGGTTGCCCGTCTATCGCCTCTGGCCGCTGCTGGTGCATCTGCGGCTGTTCGGCCAATCCTATCGCGGCGCGGTGGAGCGCGCCCTGGATGCCTGCGGAGTGTGA